In Solanum pennellii chromosome 7, SPENNV200, the following are encoded in one genomic region:
- the LOC107024953 gene encoding uncharacterized protein LOC107024953 — MTQRKYALELASETGLGGAELVNTPLELNNKLTSVQYSELVPCSRTKNDELLMDPSQYQILVGKLLYLTMTRPDLEFTAQILSQIMHSPKQSHLEASLRVVRYIEEAPGLGILMPTEETTQLTTYCDLDWGACLETRKSVTCYLVKFGGGLISWKYKKQGTVTTSSAEAEFRSMDACAA, encoded by the coding sequence ATGACACAAAGGAAGTATGCTTTAGAACTTGCGTCTGAAACTGGCCTAGGGGGAGCTGAACTAGTTAACACTCCTTTGGAACTAAACAACAAACTCACGTCTGTGCAATATAGTGAACTGGTACCATGTTCAAGGACTAAAAATGATGAACTACTTATGGACCCCTCACAGTATCAAATTTTAGTGGGAAAGCTTCTCTACTTAACCATGACCAGGCCAGACCTTGAATTTACTGCTCAAATACTCAGTCAAATCATGCATAGTCCTAAGCAATCACATCTGGAAGCATCATTGAGAGTAGTGAGGTATATCGAAGAAGCTCCTGGTCTAGGAATATTGATGCCAACAGAAGAGACCACACAACTAACAACTTATTGTGACTTAGATTGGGGTGCATGTCTAGAAACTAGGAAGTCTGTTACTTGCTATCTAGTAAAGTTTGGAGGTGGTTTAATCTCTTGGAAGTATAAGAAGCAAGGAACAGTCACAACAAGCTCAGCTGAAGCAGAGTTCAGAAGCATGGATGCATGTGCAGCTTAA